One uncultured Carboxylicivirga sp. genomic window, TAATTGCTATACCAAAAGTTAGGGGAGGCTTATTACGCTGGATACGAAAGTGGACCATTCTTAAATTAGCAGGTTCATATAATATTATTGATATTCATTATTTTAGTGTCTTCTATGATGAACTCATTCCTATCTTGAAGGCTAGGGGTAAAAAGATCAAGATAACAGTTTGGGGTTCTGATTTTTATAGGGTAGATCAAAAACGGAAAGAGGAACAAAGACTTTTGTATAGACAGGTTGATATCATCCAATTGGAAACAGAGCAGGTCAAAGATCAATTTCTTCAGGATTTTCCTGAATTTAAGGCTAAAATCAGAGTTGCTCATTTTGGAAATATTCAGTTAACGCATTTGGATAAGATACTAAACGATAACTGTAAAATGGAATGTAAACAGAATATTGGGATTCCTATAGATAAACTGGTTATTACCTGTGGTACTAATGGAAGCATTGGACATCAACATGAATTGTTACTCAATAAGATTTCTGAATTGCCTCAGCAACTGAAGGATAATATTTTTTTGCTTATTCCAATGAATTATGGAGGGAGTGCTGAGTATATTAAATTGGTGATTAAAAAAGCAAGTAAGCTTAATATTCCTTATCGGGTTATAACCGGATTTATGTCAACTAAGGAATTTTCCAATTATATTATTGCCAGTGATATCATAATCACTATTCAGATAAGTGATACCTTTTCGGCGGCCATTCAGGAGTATTTATTTGCTTCGAATGTTTTATTGGCAGGAAAATGGTTACCCTATCAGGTTTTTACTGATAATAATGTTTACTTTAAAATAGTAGATTTAGAAAACTTAGAAGATACGCTAAAAGACACCATTATTTCGGTTGATAAGTATAGGCAATTAGGAGTTAAAAACCCTGTTAATATTTTTAAGTTATCCTCCTGGTCTGGAGTGATTGAAAACTGGTTAAGTATATATAATGAGATAAAAATAGCCTAATGATTCGATTGTCTGTTATAATTCCAATGTACAATGTGGCTCCTTATGTGGAGCGTTGCATCAGAAGTTTGGAGAATCAGGATATACCAAAAGATCAGTTTGAATTAATTTGCATTAATGATGGTTCACCTGATAATTGTAGTAATATTGTTGAGGACTTAAAGCGGGAATTCAATAATATACTATTAATCAATCAGGAAAATCAAGGGGTATCCCGGGCAAGAAATAATGGGATTAAAAAGGCAAAAGGTGAATACCTGCTTTTTATTGATCCTGATGATTATGTGGAACCAAATAGTTTTAACAGAGTTTTGAATAATGTATCCGCTTACAATGCCGAAGTTTCATTTTTGGGATTCACAGTTTTTAATGAATTTGGAAAGGAAAGAATAAGAATCTTTAACGAAAAATTTTGTAATGAAAGGTATATAGGGATTGATGCCTATTTTGCGGGTAGAGGTGACGGTCAAACAGATCCTGACAGAATGTGGGCTATATTATATAAGTCAGAATTTATAAAAAAGAATAAGTTATTTTTTCTGCCAAATGTTCCTTATTTAGAAGATGGAGAACTAATTGCGCGAATACTTTGCTTGGCAAAAATATGTATCTTTGATGGACATTCTTTTTATCAAAGAACATCAAGGCCGGGTTCCGCTACTCATTCTAACTTATATTACTCTGAAAAAGCCATTAATGGCTTCTTAATTGCAGCACAGAATCTTAAACAATTTCAAGCTCAAACTAATCTAAGTCCGGAACAAAAAAAGTTTTTAAATCAACCCATAAATAAATTTGTGTTATTAACCTTAAATGCCGCATTACAAAAGCCAGTATTTAAAAATTATTTAAAAATAAAAAGATGCCTTAAAGATGTTGGGTTTTCCAAGTTGGGAACAGATGGTTTGCAATCTCCATACAAAGAATTAACACCTATATATAATTCCTTTCTAATTTATTTTTTATTTAGAGCCTTTTACCGTAACTGTAAATCATTCATAAAGCAAATCGTTTATAATAGGAATTAATAATTTAAAATAAAGAAAGTCAATTATATACTATGTTTGGTAAAAAAAGAATTCTTTTAGTATCCAGTGCCTTTTATCCAGAAATATCACCGAGAAGTTTCAGGGCTACAGAGTTGGCCAAAGAACTATCCAGGCAAGGGCATGTGGTTATGGTCATTTCAAAATACAGAGCACACGATTATGATGAGTTATTAAATGAATATCCCTTTCAACTGAAAATGTGGAAACCAGCTGCATTTAAACCCATTTCTTCCATGCGATGGCTAAAAGGAACCGGTTTGGACCGTTTTTTAACCAGAATACTTGCCTTATTGTTTGAATACCCGGTTATTGAAGAAATGTTTAGGGTGAAGCATATGCTTAAAAAGGAAGTTGGGTATGATTTGCTTCTTTCTTTTGCAGTGCCATACCCGGTTCATTGGGGTGTTGCCTGGGCAAGGAAGAAAAAACATCAGATTGCTCAAACATGGATAGCTGATTGTGGTGATCCTTATATGGGAGATCGCCTGGATTCGTTTCGTAAACTTTTTTATTTTAGTTATCTTGAAAAGTGGTTTTGCAGAAAAGCCGAATTTATAACGATACCGGTTGAAAGTGCCATACCGGCTTATTATAAGGAATTTCATCATAAAATACGAATTATTCCTCAGGGCTTCTCTTTTAATTTAAATGAAAGGAAAAATAGACAACCAGATAACAATATTCCTCATTTTGCATATGCAGGAGGTTTTTTAGCCGGTATAAGGGATCCCCGACCTTTATTGAGTTTTCTATCCAATTTAGAAGAACCGTTTCGATTCTATGTTTATACCAATCAAAGGGAACTACTCAATGATTATATCCCATTGCTTGGAGATAAGTTGATAATCAGTGATTTCATTCCCCGAGATCTATTAATGGATAAATTGGTAGAAATGGATTTCTTAATCAACTTTGATAATGGTACCACTTTAAATGTACCGAGTAAACTGATTGATTATATCATCACCAATCGACCTGTACTAAATATTTATTATGACTTAAACAAAACAAATGTTCTGGAATTTTTAAAGGGAAATTACTCAGCACGAATGGATTTGCCGGGTCCGGAGCATTATCATATTGAAAAAGTTGTGGGGCAATTTATGGAATTAAAATATTAAGCATTTGGATATTACAATCCCCCAAAAAGATAATTCTTATTTAGCAGGATCAAACGCAAAAACCTATTTATTGTTGTTTTTGTTTTGGCCATTTCTGGCTTTTGTTTTGGCCATAATCAACTATAGTCAACAAACGGCAAGAAAAGTAATTTATATTTTTTTGATCTACTATGGTTTCTCATTTGTAAATGAAAATATGTATGTTGATGCCTTTAGATATGCAAAAAGATTTATAATGACAGCGGAATTACCTTTTTCTGATTTTTTCGTAATTGTTGGTGGATTATATACTGATTCTTCTGTTGATATTATTGAACCTTTAAGCCGTTTTATTATATCCAGGTTTACAGATAATCCTCAGTTTTTCTTTGCTTTTTGGGTGGCTTTTATGGGGTTCTTCTATTTGAAATCCATTAATCTGTTGTACAGTAAGTATCAGGAAAATCCAAATACTACAAGTCTTGTTCTTTTGTTATTTTTTATTTTTACTGTGCCTATTACTGCAGTGAGTGGCATAAGAATGCCTACAGCCATGTGGATTTTCTTTTATGCTGCCTATCATGTGGTGCTCTATCGTGATAAAAGATATTTATTGTTAGCTTTATCAGCATCGTTGGTTCACTGGAGCTTTTTAACAGCAAATGCTGTATTACTCCTTTATTTTTTTGCAGGTAACCGGAACTGGCTGTATTTACCATTGACAGTAGTCTCCTTTATTGTACCCAACCTTTTAGCCCCCTTGTTTAAGAACCTAGCTCAAAGTGTAGGTGGAGCCATTCAAGATCGCTACAAAGGTTATTCCAATGAAGACTATATTGAAGGAATACAGCAATCCTACGAAGGAGCATCCTGGTTTATGGGTTTATTTGAAAATTTAGCATTGTATTTTTTATTGTTTAGTATTGTTTATATTCAACTAAAGGATAGAAAGATAATGCAGGAAAGTTACGAAAAGAACTTATATAGTTTTTTATTATTGTTTTTAGCCTTTATTAATTTTGGACAAATCATTCCCAGTTTTGGAGGGCGTTTTCAAATATTATTTTATCTTCTGGCCACAACTTATGTATTTCTATATAGTGTCAAGATTAAAAATCAACCTTTACATATTATAAAGCTTATAGGAATCTTTCCAATATTGCTGTTTTGTGCCATTCAATTTCGAATGGGATCAGAAAGTATTAATGCATGGATTTTTTATCCAGGCTTTGGTTTAAGTGCTTTGGTCCGGGAACTTTCTTTGGCAGAGCTTATGTTTAATTAGTAGACATGATTAGCCTCAATACATTTGTCGAATTGATTTTAAATATTATTAAAATGTGGCTAAATGAAATTATCTAAAATAAAAACAGCAATTACCCAGAGAATGGTGAATATCCCCGGATTTCGATCCAATGATCCTATTCTTGTACTTGAAAGTGATGACTGGGGAAGTATTCGAATGCCTGATCAGAAAGTTTATAATGATCTTTTAAATAATGGTTATGAAATAGCTCAATCGGACTATAATCGTCTGGATACTCTGGAGAGTAATAAAGATTTAGAGGCCTTATTTGAGGTCTTAAAACGGTATAAAGATCATTCGGGACAACATCCTGTTATTACAGCTAATACGATTGTTGGCAATCCTGATTTTGAAAAAATTGAGGCTTCGGATTTTAAAGAGTATTATTATGAGACAGTAACTGATACCCTAAATCGTTATAAGAGCAGAGATCAGGTTAAAGAACTTTGGATGCAAGGTTATAATGAAGGAGTGTATCATCCCCAGTTTCATGGGCGTGAACATGTGAATATAGTCAGGTGGCTGGAGGCCTTGCAGAAAAAAACACCTGAAATCATGTACACGTTTAAGCATAAAACAACTTTTTCCGGTATTGGTGATTACAACTTTATGGAGGTTCTGGATTATAATTCACCTGAAGATCTTAAGATTATGAATCAAAGTCTGGAGGAGGGGCTTAAGATGTTTCAGGATCTGTTTGGCTACCCATCCAAATCCTTTATACCTCCATGTTATGCCTGGGATAGTCATATTGAAGAAACATTGGCGAAAAATGGGGTTAAATATCTTCAGGGATTATTTATTCAGTCTGTTCCAACCGGAACATTTGGCAATTATAAACGGAAATATCATTTTATGGGAAGTCAAAACCAATTTGGTCAATATTATTTAATACGGAATGCATTTTTCGAGCCTTCTTTAAATAATAGTAGTGATCCAGTTGGTGAGTGTTTAAGTAGGGTTGATCTGGCATTCAAATGGAAAAAGCCAGCTATTATTAGTTCACATCGTATTAATTTTATGGGATCGTTGGTTGAAAACAACAGAACACGGAATCTGGAATTGCTGGATGAACTGTTAAAAAACATCTTGAAAAAATGGCCTGATGTAAGGTTTATGAGTTCAGATCAGCTTGGAGACCTCATTTCTGAATGTGATAAAAAATAAGTAGTGAATTTAAGTGTTAGTTATAAGTTTTAAATGTTAAGTTAAAGTTTATTATCTTGTTGATATTCTGGTGTTAGTTTTAAAATGACAACTAAAAATTCATTACTTATAACTCAAAACAGATTAGTTATTAATTAAACTAAAATTATAAAGTGAAAACCGACCCCATAAATATCCTGTTTACCGGTGATATTTGTCCCATAAACAGGATAGAAGAGTTAGCCCTAAAAGGTGACTATGCATCTATTTTCAATGATTTTATGGATGTATTTCAGGGGAATGACCTGAATATTGTTGATCTGGAATGTCCCTTAACAGAGCACAATCATGTTCGACCAAAGACAGGACCTTATCAGAAAGCTCATCCTGATTGCATTAAATTACTGAAATATGCAGGAGTTAATGTTGCAGCTATGGCTAACAATCATATTATGGATTACGGAAGTAAAGGTGCTTCGGATACTATCGATTTATGCCGAAATAGTCAAATTGAAACAATTGGGATTGGTAAAAATGATGGTGAGGCTGCACAACCTTATACTATAGAGATCAACGGTAAAAAGATCGCCATCCTAAGTTTTGCTGATGATGAATTTATATCCACTCCTGATAATGGCTTTTTTTCTAATCCTTTGGATATTATTGAAGCATCCTATTCCATTGAGAAGGCCCGGTCTGAACATGATTATGTATTTGTAATTGTTCATGCAGGGAATGAATTTTATGAGTTACCTTCCCCCAGAACAAAGAAATTATACCGATTCTTAATTGATAGGGGCGCTGATGCTGTGATTGCTCACCATACTCATGCTTTTTCAGGATATGAGGTTTATAATGGTAAGCCTGTTTTTTATGGCTTGGGTAATTTTATTTATGATTGGCCTGGTAAAACCAACAGTCCATGGAATAAGGGTTACGTGGTTAAGTTTTCGATCGATGACCAACTTCACTATAAGATCATTCCTTTAAAACAAAGTAATTTGCAACCGGGTGTTTTTCATTTGAATGCTGATGAAGAACATTTCTTTAATCAAGAAATGGAGCGATTAAATGGGATCATCAATGATGACGAACAGTTGGAATTAGCCTTTCAAAAATACTGTGAAGGAGTTAAACCCATGTATGATACATTTATTGAACCATGGTTTGGAAAATATATTACAGCATTACGAAAGCGTGGATTATTTCCCAATCTTATGTCCAAAAGAAAACGATTATTATTATTAAATATCATCCGATGTGAATCCCATCGTGACGTTTTACTTAGGATGCTAAAACCTTATGAAAAACAATAAACTCATAGAATGAGAGCAACGGTGTGGAGAGTAAAGTGTTGAGAAAAAAGTATAAGGAGTTGAGTCAAGAGAGATGAGTGGAGAGAATAAAGAAAAAAGCGTAGAGGAATTAGTATAAAGCGTAACGAAAGATGAGTGTTGAGTTAAGAGTTTTAAGTTAGGATTATTACTACTTAAAACTCACCACTTAAAACATTCAAGGATTAGCCATCCACTATCAACTAACAATTAACCACTAAAAACTACCTATGTGTGGAATAGCAGGATATATACATACTGATCAGAAACCCATTAAGGATACGGGAAATATTCTTCCAATGCTTAAGATTCAAAAGCATCGTGGACCAGATGACTCAGGTATCAGGGCTTTTAGTCTGGACCGGGGTGAATCTCTTGAGTTGGGGATAGATCAGGTGTCAGGGATAGACAGTGCTTTTGAAGGCGTTTTAGGATTTAATCGCTTAAGTATATTGGATTTATCAGCTAATGGTCATCAGCCAATGGTGAGCCCTGATAATAAAGTAATTCTTGCATTTAACGGCGAAATATATAATGCATTTTCATACAAGACAGAACTTGAAGCATGGGGTTACCGGTTTAAAAGTTCAACAGATACGGAGGTGATATTGGCCTTATATCTGAAGTATGGATTGGAGGGAATGCTAAATCGGCTCAATGGTATGTTTGCCATTGTTATTGCTGACCTTTCAAGAAAGGAATTATACATTGCCCGAGACCGTTTTGGAATTAAGCCCATGTATTATATAAATACAAATAATACATTGGCTTTTTCGTCGGAACTGAAAAGTTTTAAGCATCTTGAGGAGTTTTCATTTGAGTTAAATAATCAAAAACTTGACGAATACCTGTTATTCCGTAATAACCTTAACGGTACCCTCTATAAGCATATTGAATCTTTGAAGCCTGGCCATTACCTGATCTATAGCAGGTCGAAAGGATTGGGATTAAAACAGTTCTTTGAAATTAATGATTACCAT contains:
- a CDS encoding EpsG family protein — protein: MDITIPQKDNSYLAGSNAKTYLLLFLFWPFLAFVLAIINYSQQTARKVIYIFLIYYGFSFVNENMYVDAFRYAKRFIMTAELPFSDFFVIVGGLYTDSSVDIIEPLSRFIISRFTDNPQFFFAFWVAFMGFFYLKSINLLYSKYQENPNTTSLVLLLFFIFTVPITAVSGIRMPTAMWIFFYAAYHVVLYRDKRYLLLALSASLVHWSFLTANAVLLLYFFAGNRNWLYLPLTVVSFIVPNLLAPLFKNLAQSVGGAIQDRYKGYSNEDYIEGIQQSYEGASWFMGLFENLALYFLLFSIVYIQLKDRKIMQESYEKNLYSFLLLFLAFINFGQIIPSFGGRFQILFYLLATTYVFLYSVKIKNQPLHIIKLIGIFPILLFCAIQFRMGSESINAWIFYPGFGLSALVRELSLAELMFN
- a CDS encoding CapA family protein, whose protein sequence is MKTDPINILFTGDICPINRIEELALKGDYASIFNDFMDVFQGNDLNIVDLECPLTEHNHVRPKTGPYQKAHPDCIKLLKYAGVNVAAMANNHIMDYGSKGASDTIDLCRNSQIETIGIGKNDGEAAQPYTIEINGKKIAILSFADDEFISTPDNGFFSNPLDIIEASYSIEKARSEHDYVFVIVHAGNEFYELPSPRTKKLYRFLIDRGADAVIAHHTHAFSGYEVYNGKPVFYGLGNFIYDWPGKTNSPWNKGYVVKFSIDDQLHYKIIPLKQSNLQPGVFHLNADEEHFFNQEMERLNGIINDDEQLELAFQKYCEGVKPMYDTFIEPWFGKYITALRKRGLFPNLMSKRKRLLLLNIIRCESHRDVLLRMLKPYEKQ
- a CDS encoding glycosyltransferase family A protein, which produces MIRLSVIIPMYNVAPYVERCIRSLENQDIPKDQFELICINDGSPDNCSNIVEDLKREFNNILLINQENQGVSRARNNGIKKAKGEYLLFIDPDDYVEPNSFNRVLNNVSAYNAEVSFLGFTVFNEFGKERIRIFNEKFCNERYIGIDAYFAGRGDGQTDPDRMWAILYKSEFIKKNKLFFLPNVPYLEDGELIARILCLAKICIFDGHSFYQRTSRPGSATHSNLYYSEKAINGFLIAAQNLKQFQAQTNLSPEQKKFLNQPINKFVLLTLNAALQKPVFKNYLKIKRCLKDVGFSKLGTDGLQSPYKELTPIYNSFLIYFLFRAFYRNCKSFIKQIVYNRN